One genomic region from Asterias amurensis chromosome 7, ASM3211899v1 encodes:
- the LOC139939442 gene encoding ubiquitin carboxyl-terminal hydrolase 47-like, with protein MVPVNKQLVPSEDHSSADSQLVLCIVHDITNPQWNQCKITINLQEHVSVQELCEEIARQANYEPDTFNLVWQKGGNDSQEIIMNKLSLLTLRDAGLLPGNKRNFFQIQDKDGIQPIPINAGATGITVTNGDDNIAAMAAAAACNEDSDNQPLITAPTVDTCAPFTDYNYSYASSVTSKSESGYVGLINQAMTCYLNSLLQTLYMTPEFRNALYRWCFDDSIEDATKSIPYQLQRLFVQLQTSTKRSIETYDVTRSFGWDSNEAWHQHDVQELCRVMFDALETKFKNTENEDLINRLYQGQMKDYVKCLECGNESARKDSFLDIPLVIRPFGSTKTNSSVQEALQAFISPETLNDTNQYFCERCDKKCDAHKGLKFQSFPYVLTLQLKRFDFDYSTYTRLKLNDKVSFPEILNMNKLLEDEEEKGDETNVASDVQSDEHNLENLNNLTNARRRSESPDDTIDEGIDVEQAASVSTPEETQTNGPYLYELFSIMVHSGTANGGHYYAYIKSFSDGRWYCFNDTSVTHATKEDIRRTYGIEALPGRCAPTSTLPNAYMLMYRQIETTKNAGFTTVEEFPSHIKELMVRLQNEEEEERRQKEIDRNTCKIKLFGVHPMTGKPVEARLEVHKDKTLSEATEIAHKLLAFDKHTPLVQCRLVKYDEFHESLERSFEGDESTPMGTLLSGVKTSYIFDLLLETRKADQEFAVYKAGGVTNKLFVVDLETESISNPISMRSYLTTTVQDFKVQIAQTTGLCLETMRVVLEPLVKPLVKPLVNGQKTLKNEGFLKSNKVFVESSNTEDSQVPFPESKLYQLLDRYANTIRLQVTLPLSDQDEFKPPKSSSTSPCPSSTSSNTEDKYNDLQLETEIALSKAPTPSPTGSSSTLSDDHPLDKNGLNLLGSETDSGVVSLNDARITDDLAGDSDGNLADLRGSPDGADDGEPDMLMRSEVGEDVDIPGGEVQSGDAGITTDSACWCQSGCGDCSKLQRVNSEQSSTGAVSSPVSSHSSLSSPVTGLVDHQSSSIPIEPDPSAGGETQGTLASYDDPNEDSEDEIYENTRHAKMLNGYFKAEPVQIIDNARLLAVHVDKRMTLAVFKKSLETYVGRESQHFKVYRVYANNQEFESIRLTETLQSYSEDSKVIIKLGRALKKGEYRVKIYQLTANSPEPCKYLFDCVFAKGMSVIQSKTELIPELREKCGLEIPLKRLRLRKKAWKNPGAIYIDSQLYEDDIPIFTNWEVFVEILERDEPLVDPTHLVLFVRRWRPSEFKLDPFEEVLLSDCTVAELKKRLSALSDISPENIDFAKGKGTFPCEVSLLEMQSDLEWNPQVTSLNSWPLYISDDGAVIYYCDRSEPIKELTEEEKQEIQKKENSRLAKTTTKPSYPSPRKERALKIYTDSTSSSST; from the exons GACCACAGTTCTGCTGACAGCCAACTGGTACTCTGTATAGTGCATGATATCACAAATCCCCAGTGGAACCAATGTAAGATTACCATCAATCTACAGGAACATGTATCTGTCCAGGAGCTGTGTGAAGAGATAGCACGGCAGGCCAACTATGAACCAGATACATTTAATCTGGTCTGGCAGAAGGGTGGAAATGATAGCCAGGAG ATTATAATGAACAAGCTCAGCCTCCTTACACTCAGGGATGCTGGTCTTTTACCTGGTAACAAGAGGAACTTCTTTCAGATCCAAGACAAGGATGGAATCCAACCGATACCTATTAAT GCTGGTGCTACTGGGATCACAGTAACCAATGGTGATGATAACATAGCCGCTATGGCAGCCGCAGCAGCATGTAATGAAGACAGTGACAACCAGCCGCTGATCACAGCACCTACTGTAGATACATGCGCACCGTTTACTGACTATAACTATAGTTATGCATCGTCGGTCACATCCAAGTCAGAGTCAG GTTATGTTGGACTGATCAACCAAGCCATGACGTGTTACCTCAACAGTCTCTTGCAGACTCTCTACATGACACCAGAATTCAGAAATGCCTTATACAG ATGGTGCTTTGATGACTCCATTGAAGATGCAACTAAGAGCATCCCGTATCAACTTCAAAGATTGTTTGTTCAACTTCAGACGAGTACCAAACGATCCATTGAGACTTATGATGTTACAAGAAGCTTTGGATGGGATAGTAATGAAG CATGGCATCAGCATGACGTACAGGAGCTGTGTCGTGTGATGTTTGATGCCTTGGAAACAAAGTTCAAGAATACAGAGAATGAAGATCTCATCAATCGACTCTACCAGGGTCAAATGAAGGATTATGTCAAATGTCTGGAG TGTGGAAATGAGAGTGCAAGGAAGGATAGCTTCTTAGATATCCCCTTGGTGATTAGACCGTTTGGatctacaaaaacaaatagTAGTGTG CAAGAAGCTCTACAAGCCTTCATCTCACCAGAGACACTCAACGATACCAATCAGTATTTCTGTGAGCGTTGTGACAAGAAGTGCGACGCTCACAAGGGGCTCAAGTTCCAATCCTTCCCCTATGTCTTAACCTTACAACTCAAGAGATTTGACTTTGACTACTCAACgtacaccagactcaagctcaaTGACAA AGTGAGCTTTCCTGAAATTTTGAACATGAACAAACTCCTGGAAGATGAGGAGGAAAAAGGAGATGAG ACAAATGTCGCATCGGATGTGCAAAGCGATGAGCATAATCTGGAGAACCTCAATAACCTGACGAACGCACGAAGGCGGAGTGAAAGTCCAGACGATACGATAGATGAAGGGATTGATGTTGAGCAAGCAGCATCGGTATCAACGCCGGAAGAGACGCAGACCAACGGTCCATATCTGTACGAGTTATTCTCCATCATGGTGCACTCTGGCACGGCTAATGGAGGACATTACTATGCATATATTAA GTCTTTCAGTGATGGTAGATGGTACTGCTTCAATGACACGAGTGTAACACATGCAACGAAAGAAGATATTAGGCGTACATATGGTATTGAAGCTCTGCCAGGGAGATGTGCACCTACTAGCACTCTGCCCAATGCGTACATGTTGATGTACAGACAGATAGAAACAACAAAGAATGCAG GTTTTACCACTGTTGAAGAGTTCCCATCACACATCAAGGAGTTAATGGTGAGACTACAGAATGAAGAAGAGGAAGAAAGAAGGCAGAAGGAGATTGATAGAAACACCTGCAAG ATCAAACTGTTTGGTGTGCACCCAATGACAGGGAAGCCTGTTGAAGCTAGGCTGGAAGTCCACAAAGACAAGACACTCAGTGAAGCAACGGAAATAGCCCACAAG TTACTAGCGTTTGACAAGCACACACCGCTGGTTCAGTGCCGCCTGGTGAAGTACGATGAGTTCCACGAGTCTCTGGAGAGATCATTTGAAGGAGATGAAAGCACTCCGATGGGGACGTTGCTGTCTGGTGTCAAGACGTCGTATATCTTTGATCTGCTCCTTGAGACGAGAAAAGCAGATCAGGAGTTTGCGGTCTACAAGGCTGGAG GAGtgacaaacaaattgtttgttgttgatCTGGAAACAGAAAGCATTTCCAATCCAATCAGTATGAGGTCATATCTGACAACAACGGTCCAAGACTTCAAAGTCCAGATTGCACAG ACAACAGGTCTTTGTTTAGAAACGATGCGGGTTGTTTTGGAACCGCTGGTAAAGCCCCTTGTGAAGCCACTGGTGAATGGACAGAAAACGCTGAAAAATGAAGGATTTTTAAAGAGCAATAAG GTTTTTGTTGAGAGCAGCAACACTGAAGACAGTCAGGTACCCTTTCCTGAATCCAAACTATATCAACTGCTTGATAGATATGCAAACACAATAAGGTTACAGGTTACCCTACCACTCTCCGATCAAG ATGAGTTTAAGCCACCAAAGAGCAGCAGTACATCGCCTTGTCCGTCATCAACATCTTCAAACACAGAAGACAAGTACAATGATCTACAGCTGGAGACGGAGATTGCCTTGAGTAAAGCACCCACCCCAAGCCCCACTGGTAGCTCCTCAACGCTCAGTGACGACCACCCTCTGGACAAAAATGGTCTCAACCTCCTTGGCAGTGAGACGGACAGTGGCGTTGTGTCTCTCAACGATGCCAGGATCACTGACGACCTGGCTGGTGACAGTGACGGTAATCTCGCCGACCTCCGCGGCAGCCCGGACGGCGCCGATGATGGAGAACCAGATATGCTAATGAGGTCGGAGGTCGGTGAGGACGTAGACATTCCAGGTGGCGAAGTGCAATCAGGGGATGCAGGGATCACAACAGACAGTGCGTGTTGGTGTCAGAGCGGCTGCGGGGACTGTAGCAAGCTACAGAGAGTGAACTCCGAGCAGAGCTCCACTGGAGCCGTATCGTCCCCCGTTTCGTCGCATTCTTCCCTCAGCTCTCCTGTGACGGGTTTAGTGGACCACCAATCCAGCAGTATACCCATTGAGCCAGACCCCAGTGCTGGGGGTGAGACTCAAGGGACTTTGGCGTCATATGATGACCCCAATGAAGACTCTGAAGATGAGATTTATGAAAATACAAGGCATGCAAAAATGTTGAATGGATACTTCAAAGCTGAACCTGTACAGATTATTGATAACGCAAGAT TATTAGCAGTGCATGTGGATAAGAGAATGACCCTAGCAGTCTTCAAGAAGTCTCTGGAGACCTACGTTGGCAGGGAATCACAACACTTCAAG GTTTATAGGGTGTATGCTAACAATCAAGAGTTTGAGAGCATCCGACTCACAGAGACTCTGCAGTCATACAGTGAAGACAGCAAAGTCATCATTAAACTCGGCCGAGCACTCAAGAAGGGGGAGTACAGAGTAAAGATCTATCAACTAACGGCAAATAGTCCAGAG CCTTGCAAGTACCTCTTTGACTGTGTCTTTGCAAAAGGGATGTCAGTTATACAATCCAAGACGGAGCTCATCCCAGAGCTGAGAGAGAAATGTGGCCTGGAGATTCCCCTGAAAAGGTTGAGACTACGGAAGAAGGCTTGGAAGAACCCTGGAGCCATCTACATTGACAGCCAGCTGTATGAAGATGACATCCCGATATTCACCAACTGGGAAGTCTTTGTGGAGATCTTGGAAC gTGATGAACCTTTGGTTGATCCGACCCATCTGGTTTTGTTTGTCAGAAGGTGGCGCCCTTCAGAGTTCAAATTAGATCCATTTGAAGAGGTCCTACTGTCTGACTGCACTGTTGCAGAACTCAAGAAGAGG TTATCAGCATTGAGTGACATCAGTCCTGAGAACATAGACTTTGCTAAGGGGAAGGGGACGTTTCCCTGTGAGGTGTCCTTACTAGAGATGCAGTCAGACCTGGAGTGGAATCCTCAAGTAACTTCTCTTAATTCATGGCCGTTGTACATCAGTGATGATGGAGCTGTCATCTACTATTG TGACAGATCAGAACCCATCAAAGAGCTGACCgaggaagaaaaacaagaaatccAAAAGAAGGAGAATTCACGTTTAGCCAAGACCACAACGAAACCAAGTTACCCATCGCCTCGCAAAGAACGTGCCCTCAAGATCTACACCGATAGTACATCGTCATCGTCGACATGA